Sequence from the Rhodothermales bacterium genome:
TTCTTGGAGAACTTGATCGTATTGTTCCTGACAATGAATTTTACATGGGCCGGGCTTTCAATTGTAAATGAATTGTCGATGTTGATATTGGACTCCCCAATGTATGTTGTCGAATGAGAAATAGAAGTCGCGGGAGGTATAGGGCTACTCGAATCAACAATTGTAAACCGCACATATGGTACGTTAGGCTGCCATGCTGAAAGAAAGTTCTCGTGGGGACCCTCCAATTTATCATTATGCGTATTGATGTATGATACAAACTCGTACGAACCGCTCACTAGACCATCAGATACATAATCCGCGGTACCATAACTTCCCCCAATCCACTGCCCAGTGTCTGTTCCAGATTCAGGATCATGCCTTACTGCGTCAGTCCTCGTAGTATTTGACCCCTGATCGAGAGTGCCACCAATAGGAGCTTCACCGGTTGGGGAGAATGGAATCGACAAGCTAAGACTCAGGGTTCCGTTCCAAGCATCATTAATTCCTTGGTTAAACTTGCCTGCAACATACGAATTGGATCCGTTATATCGAAGACTGTCAATTCCGGTATTATTAGTTGCAGAGGGATTTCCGAATTCATCACTTCCAAATATATAGAGGCCGAAATAGTACGCATGCTTCAGAAAATCATCCCATAACGGATCTGTTTTAGTAAAATTAGGCCATGTATTTCTGAATGTTGTTTCGTCCACATTCTCCCACGTATAGTTATTCTCGTACGCTCCATTAAATATGTCGAAATATACCCAATTGTAAAAGTCACCCTCAGGATCAGCCTCGTTTCCATATGGCTCAAAGGCCCATTCATCAAACGGCTGCTGGGTGTAGCCCATCTCTGCCGTAACCAGCAGGTCTCCGTTAGCGGCAAGTGAAACCACCGCGTTCTGACCTTCCGCTGGCGGTACAAAAAACAGCACGATTGCGGCCTGCATGAGACCAATCTTACTTTCTATTTTTCTCATTGAGGCTTCTCCAATTCTTCAGTAGCCAACAGGGCAATCTTGGTCGCGGGTCTATCATCTAGTCTCGACACGGAGCCAAACGACCACTTCCTGAATTGTGATTAATTCTGACCAGCCGACTCTGGCAGATCGATTCCCGCTCCACGAACTGCCGCTTGAAGAGCCTCGATCTGAGCCTGTTGTTCCTGAATCACAGCTATCAGTACAGGTATTAACTCAGTGTAATTGACGGCGAGAGCGTCCATAGTGCGGCCA
This genomic interval carries:
- a CDS encoding T9SS type A sorting domain-containing protein; amino-acid sequence: MRKIESKIGLMQAAIVLFFVPPAEGQNAVVSLAANGDLLVTAEMGYTQQPFDEWAFEPYGNEADPEGDFYNWVYFDIFNGAYENNYTWENVDETTFRNTWPNFTKTDPLWDDFLKHAYYFGLYIFGSDEFGNPSATNNTGIDSLRYNGSNSYVAGKFNQGINDAWNGTLSLSLSIPFSPTGEAPIGGTLDQGSNTTRTDAVRHDPESGTDTGQWIGGSYGTADYVSDGLVSGSYEFVSYINTHNDKLEGPHENFLSAWQPNVPYVRFTIVDSSSPIPPATSISHSTTYIGESNINIDNSFTIESPAHVKFIVRNNTIKFSKNFTAELGSSFRTYNDGGSTSLSKGNSAPPPPSIEVDGSELVDDVVAHSGLSVHPNPSNGEIRISYRVDIAGSVLIGVYDALGRRVSTLVDRAHQQEGDHQYTWNLRNTTPALNSGTYIVRVIQGGQVRSRPFVFIN